Proteins found in one Myxococcus virescens genomic segment:
- a CDS encoding DUF998 domain-containing protein encodes MSFWIVVAAVLTALLATVPPWWFARRRPGYSHLRNTISELGETGAPDALRVAWLAFAPLGLAVWVFVALLGGGLPEDAATGLILLSLLGVSYVGAAVFPCDAGAPFWGTWRNQIHNLVAAIGYFGAGAGLIELGRTFEDTAMLSNLAMLTAALGKGVLAGIFVLSFESPVRGLVQRLIEATVFGWMLLVGVWLVVAA; translated from the coding sequence GCCACCGTGCCACCGTGGTGGTTCGCGCGCCGACGCCCTGGTTACAGCCACCTGAGGAACACCATCAGCGAGCTCGGGGAGACTGGGGCCCCCGATGCGCTCCGGGTGGCTTGGCTCGCCTTTGCGCCCCTGGGCCTCGCGGTCTGGGTGTTCGTAGCGCTGCTCGGAGGGGGACTACCGGAGGACGCTGCGACGGGGCTCATCCTGCTATCGTTGCTGGGCGTGAGCTACGTCGGCGCCGCGGTGTTCCCGTGTGACGCGGGGGCGCCATTCTGGGGGACCTGGCGGAACCAGATTCACAACCTCGTCGCCGCCATCGGCTACTTCGGCGCGGGCGCTGGGTTGATCGAGCTTGGGCGCACCTTCGAGGACACGGCGATGCTGTCCAATCTTGCGATGCTCACTGCCGCGCTGGGCAAGGGAGTCCTCGCCGGAATCTTCGTGCTGTCCTTCGAATCGCCCGTGCGAGGACTTGTTCAGCGCCTCATCGAGGCGACGGTTTTCGGCTGGATGCTCCTGGTGGGCGTGTGGTTGGTGGTGGCGGCCTGA